One Cyanobium sp. Tous-M-B4 DNA window includes the following coding sequences:
- a CDS encoding NAD(P)-dependent oxidoreductase, translating to MPKNSKIVVTNKVFDETLEFLSQYCEIIANQFEAPLSRSELLKRCGDAEGVIVFMPDHIDSDFIKQCKNLKAISGALRGADNIDVSFCSNNGIAFAIIPNLLAQPTAELAVGLMINLSRNMLPGDKYVRRQEFKGWSPRFYGSGLYRRSVGILGMGQLGKALVKLVHGFECEISYFDKIDIDSSSEVYNGLTKKGLDELLSVSDFVVNMLPLTNDTYHLINADKLSLFKNDSYLINVGRGSTVCEQAVAKALLNNKILGYAADVFEFEDWALNHRPSCIESGLLSNDLNTFLTPHIGSAVTQARKEIEMSAAKNLLSLLGICHSKG from the coding sequence ATGCCTAAAAATTCCAAGATAGTAGTAACAAACAAAGTTTTTGATGAAACGCTTGAATTTCTCTCTCAATATTGTGAGATCATTGCTAATCAATTTGAGGCACCCTTGTCTCGTTCTGAACTGTTAAAGAGGTGCGGGGATGCTGAAGGCGTAATCGTTTTCATGCCAGACCACATAGACTCAGATTTTATCAAGCAATGTAAGAATCTCAAGGCTATTTCTGGCGCTCTAAGAGGTGCAGACAATATTGATGTATCTTTCTGTTCGAATAATGGGATAGCATTTGCTATAATCCCTAATTTGTTAGCACAACCAACTGCTGAGCTCGCAGTAGGCCTAATGATAAATCTATCAAGAAATATGCTCCCTGGCGATAAGTATGTAAGAAGACAAGAATTTAAAGGCTGGAGTCCACGATTTTATGGCAGCGGCCTCTACAGAAGATCTGTAGGTATTCTTGGAATGGGTCAGCTTGGAAAAGCACTGGTAAAACTGGTTCACGGTTTTGAGTGCGAAATTAGCTATTTTGACAAAATAGATATTGATTCAAGTTCTGAGGTATATAATGGATTAACGAAGAAAGGACTTGACGAACTACTGTCAGTGTCGGATTTTGTGGTTAACATGCTTCCTCTTACCAATGATACATACCATCTAATTAATGCCGATAAGCTTAGTCTATTTAAGAATGATTCTTACCTTATTAACGTTGGAAGAGGTTCTACTGTATGCGAACAGGCTGTCGCTAAAGCGCTTTTAAATAATAAAATATTAGGCTATGCAGCAGATGTCTTCGAATTCGAAGACTGGGCCTTAAACCATAGGCCATCTTGTATTGAAAGCGGTCTTTTAAGTAATGACTTAAATACTTTCTTGACTCCTCACATTGGATCTGCCGTCACTCAAGCACGCAAAGAGATAGAAATGTCTGCAGCCAAAAATTTACTTTCGCTCTTGGGAATCTGTCATAGTAAGGGCTAG
- the phnE gene encoding phosphonate ABC transporter, permease protein PhnE, which translates to MNSFKSIISQQKSSQLTTALVSIVIAIAILSSFSVVGLFDSQRIAEGLPAIGILVKEMVPPNFSRWQEWLIPLRDSVAMSIAGTAIAVIISVPLSIFAARTTTPNKLIYSFSRLLLNCLRSVPELIMGIIFVAAVGFGQLPGALALGLHSVGMVGKFYAESIELLDKDPIEAITSTGATHFQVVTRCILPLVFPQMADVGLYRWEYNFRASLVVGAVGAGGLGLEIVSSLRIMNYQEVLALLMVVLIMVTIVDSLSTALRKRVSS; encoded by the coding sequence ATGAATTCCTTTAAGTCAATTATCAGCCAACAAAAAAGTAGTCAATTAACAACTGCACTCGTTTCAATTGTTATTGCGATTGCAATTCTTTCTAGCTTTTCAGTTGTAGGCTTATTTGATAGCCAAAGAATAGCAGAGGGGTTGCCTGCAATAGGAATTCTGGTCAAGGAAATGGTTCCACCAAACTTTTCACGATGGCAGGAGTGGCTGATCCCCCTGCGTGATTCGGTGGCAATGAGTATAGCCGGTACTGCAATTGCTGTAATAATTTCAGTACCCCTATCAATATTTGCTGCCAGAACAACTACTCCTAATAAACTCATCTATTCATTTTCAAGACTACTGTTAAATTGTCTACGATCAGTCCCAGAGCTAATAATGGGCATAATATTTGTAGCTGCAGTCGGCTTTGGACAGCTTCCCGGGGCTCTCGCTCTTGGCCTACATTCAGTGGGAATGGTTGGAAAGTTTTACGCTGAATCAATAGAATTACTTGATAAGGATCCAATTGAAGCAATAACTTCTACAGGCGCAACACATTTTCAAGTAGTGACAAGGTGTATTCTACCCTTAGTATTTCCTCAGATGGCGGATGTTGGACTATATAGATGGGAGTACAATTTCCGAGCATCTCTAGTTGTAGGAGCCGTTGGCGCTGGTGGTCTCGGACTCGAAATTGTCAGTTCACTCAGAATTATGAACTATCAAGAGGTTCTAGCACTACTAATGGTTGTACTTATAATGGTCACAATAGTAGATAGCTTGAGCACAGCACTCCGTAAGCGTGTATCTTCTTGA
- a CDS encoding type II toxin-antitoxin system PemK/MazF family toxin, which produces MDLRAGQIITVDWRKDPNDPGLDPQPPEPNKLRPAVVVQDCELFDPAYPTVLVVPMTGDPSLAMADLTVVLQPNNTNGCRKVSYLLPQNLTCVAKTRITDATACCVTTTELQQLRQLVVLVIGGFS; this is translated from the coding sequence GTGGACTTGCGGGCTGGGCAGATCATCACCGTTGATTGGCGCAAAGATCCAAATGACCCTGGGCTGGACCCTCAGCCTCCCGAGCCCAACAAGCTGCGGCCAGCTGTCGTCGTGCAGGACTGCGAGCTGTTTGACCCTGCCTATCCAACAGTGCTGGTGGTGCCGATGACTGGCGACCCCTCGCTGGCGATGGCCGATCTGACTGTCGTGCTCCAACCCAACAACACCAACGGCTGCAGGAAGGTGAGCTATCTGCTGCCACAGAACCTGACCTGTGTGGCGAAGACTCGCATCACAGATGCCACTGCTTGCTGCGTGACTACCACCGAGCTGCAGCAACTCCGCCAGCTGGTTGTGTTGGTGATCGGTGGCTTCTCTTGA
- a CDS encoding ATP-binding protein: MAAIAAGRKGQQPAAMEPLRCHLLIGPPASGKSTTATALAPLLAGPEGQPAVVLATDAIRAEVFGDSAVQGPWPSIQQRLHERLIGAVAAGMPVIVDATHAQRPWRLAITQQLALPRPVEWIGWWHFTPVSTCLRWNEKRERPVPVPVIRRMAAALADEAFGPGRAEGFASVVAVQPTQQRDLTTYLRSELSRLTRRISAACNRQHQLLLHGHSRLLDLERLLYLLQLLAAHPDLATTDQGSREALETLVSPLPSGELPQRAAALLRTLHGVCYGDAEAVRRDLAWLEGQGFFSATPVTTGIQPLPLLAATSEEQAPRSGGVHGGQPPMADAAVFVRVMTLLRHLLQTPFDRPPEGPGALAMQRHLLERLAEIPGGHGSGELATLRKDIEKTLTPYGFRLHHDNPRHGYCLGTALLSAPRLVEIHGVVQHAAQRLGDPTAQDLLDELEQRLAWGGIEVTAAPPLRTYLDGAHPGAETLQRGSLAEPREAERIETAILEHRRVRLLRQSTFGGGDNRGEEIRAWPLQLVFSAGLWHLAWEDDAIGRPHGLLQSERLEQLVFLQAEPRGRRNESDHSTALARLQRLLHHCGGIELGDDLTAQEGLCQPSSEQRRRQLQTLRLSCKSEAYAAIRQGQLPFSLDQIRLERPAKQAKPTAAAQGTTADSVHPELAQVLTPNPSGDSHPHPVEIDLPPWILARGVALRRWLFSHGSALRIEAPEALRQEQQGQALEMLALAQRRPGS; the protein is encoded by the coding sequence TTGGCGGCTATTGCCGCGGGCCGTAAGGGCCAGCAACCTGCAGCAATGGAGCCCCTGCGCTGTCACCTACTAATCGGCCCGCCCGCCAGTGGCAAGAGCACCACTGCTACGGCTCTCGCCCCTTTGCTTGCAGGGCCTGAGGGGCAGCCGGCGGTGGTGCTCGCGACCGATGCGATCCGCGCTGAGGTGTTCGGCGATTCGGCCGTTCAGGGGCCCTGGCCGTCGATCCAGCAGCGGCTGCATGAGCGGTTGATCGGTGCGGTGGCAGCCGGTATGCCGGTGATCGTGGATGCCACCCATGCCCAGCGGCCCTGGCGGCTGGCGATCACCCAGCAGCTGGCCTTACCCAGGCCAGTGGAGTGGATCGGCTGGTGGCACTTCACACCGGTGAGCACCTGCCTGCGCTGGAACGAGAAACGGGAGCGCCCCGTTCCCGTCCCGGTGATTCGCCGCATGGCCGCTGCCTTGGCGGATGAGGCCTTTGGTCCGGGGCGGGCGGAAGGCTTTGCCTCGGTGGTGGCGGTGCAGCCCACCCAGCAGCGCGACCTCACTACTTATTTACGTAGCGAACTCTCCCGTCTCACCCGCCGCATCAGCGCGGCCTGCAATCGCCAGCACCAGTTGCTGCTCCACGGCCACTCGCGCCTGCTTGATCTAGAGCGGCTGCTCTACCTGCTGCAGCTGCTCGCGGCGCACCCCGATCTGGCGACAACCGATCAGGGCAGCCGCGAGGCCCTAGAAACGCTCGTTTCACCGCTGCCCAGCGGTGAGCTGCCCCAGCGGGCGGCCGCCCTGCTGCGCACGCTCCATGGCGTCTGCTACGGCGATGCCGAGGCTGTACGCCGCGATCTGGCCTGGCTGGAGGGCCAGGGCTTCTTCTCCGCCACCCCCGTGACAACGGGGATTCAGCCCCTGCCCCTGCTGGCTGCCACCTCTGAGGAGCAGGCCCCCCGCAGTGGCGGCGTCCATGGCGGTCAGCCGCCGATGGCTGATGCAGCGGTGTTTGTGCGGGTGATGACGCTGCTGCGCCATCTGCTGCAGACGCCCTTTGACCGGCCACCGGAAGGTCCGGGGGCACTGGCGATGCAGCGGCACCTGCTGGAGCGTCTCGCTGAGATCCCCGGCGGCCACGGCTCAGGTGAGCTGGCGACGCTGCGCAAGGACATCGAGAAGACCCTCACCCCTTACGGCTTTCGGCTGCACCACGACAACCCCCGCCATGGCTACTGCCTTGGCACCGCCCTGCTCTCAGCGCCGCGGCTGGTGGAAATCCATGGGGTGGTGCAACACGCGGCCCAGCGGCTGGGTGATCCCACTGCGCAGGATCTGCTCGATGAGCTGGAGCAACGCCTGGCCTGGGGCGGCATCGAGGTGACGGCCGCGCCGCCGTTACGCACCTATCTCGATGGCGCCCATCCCGGTGCGGAGACCCTGCAGCGGGGCAGCCTGGCGGAACCAAGGGAAGCTGAGCGGATCGAGACAGCGATCTTGGAGCACCGGCGCGTACGCCTGCTGCGCCAGAGCACCTTTGGCGGCGGCGACAACCGCGGCGAGGAGATCCGCGCCTGGCCCCTGCAGCTGGTCTTCTCAGCGGGGCTCTGGCACCTGGCCTGGGAGGACGACGCCATCGGCCGGCCCCATGGGTTGCTGCAGAGCGAACGACTGGAGCAGCTGGTGTTCCTGCAGGCCGAACCGCGGGGTCGCCGCAACGAATCCGACCACAGCACCGCGCTCGCCAGGCTGCAGCGGCTGCTTCATCACTGCGGCGGCATCGAGCTGGGTGATGACCTCACAGCCCAAGAGGGTCTCTGCCAGCCCAGCAGCGAGCAGCGCCGCCGCCAGCTGCAGACCCTGCGCCTGTCCTGCAAGAGCGAGGCCTACGCCGCCATTCGCCAGGGACAGCTTCCCTTCTCCCTCGACCAGATCCGGCTGGAACGGCCGGCTAAGCAAGCAAAGCCCACGGCTGCGGCCCAGGGCACCACAGCCGACTCGGTGCATCCGGAGCTGGCCCAGGTGCTGACGCCCAACCCCAGCGGCGACAGCCATCCTCATCCGGTGGAGATCGACCTGCCGCCCTGGATCCTGGCCCGCGGCGTCGCCCTGCGCCGCTGGCTCTTCTCCCACGGCAGTGCCCTACGCATCGAGGCACCGGAAGCGCTGCGCCAGGAGCAGCAGGGCCAGGCGCTGGAGATGCTGGCTTTGGCTCAGCGACGCCCCGGCAGTTGA
- a CDS encoding BrxA family protein yields the protein MAAATKTRRKPAVAAAPTTEKTAAAPAKPAAPKPARKASEKTSVKAKAEPQPKPAAPAAKTTPKRTAKSKAKTAAIPPYRSDGLIRGPLVSDTLQALQGWELVASKRANLEQLRQSNSIGAPTQAWLKKVCSALSSRFEPAGRDRALVLAARTETGQRHWKSLLLWHLANSEQLLGDGLRWSAQVHRDGADLLQTAQVLTWLESTGAQGHPEVAEWSEATRKRVAGGLLKAGVDLGLLQGRVKRRFTAYYLADEPLLYVLLQALASNRTTAAALADPRWLWFRLPEAELEHRLLLLHQAKVISYYRAGSVVDLKLPASSAEALVQEVWS from the coding sequence ATGGCAGCGGCAACCAAGACCAGGCGCAAGCCGGCGGTAGCGGCTGCTCCCACCACCGAGAAGACGGCGGCTGCTCCGGCAAAGCCGGCGGCCCCCAAGCCGGCACGCAAAGCAAGCGAGAAAACATCTGTCAAGGCGAAGGCCGAACCCCAGCCCAAGCCAGCGGCACCAGCAGCCAAGACCACGCCCAAGCGCACGGCCAAGTCAAAAGCCAAAACAGCCGCTATCCCCCCTTACCGGAGCGATGGCCTTATTCGCGGTCCCTTAGTTAGCGACACCCTGCAGGCGCTGCAGGGCTGGGAGCTGGTGGCCAGCAAGCGCGCCAACCTCGAACAGCTGCGCCAGAGCAACAGCATCGGCGCCCCCACCCAGGCCTGGCTTAAGAAGGTCTGCAGTGCCCTCAGTTCCCGCTTCGAGCCAGCGGGGCGTGATCGGGCCCTGGTGCTGGCGGCGCGGACGGAAACCGGCCAACGCCACTGGAAATCGCTGCTTCTCTGGCACCTGGCCAACAGCGAGCAGCTCCTCGGCGACGGACTGCGCTGGAGCGCCCAGGTGCATCGCGACGGTGCTGACCTACTGCAAACAGCCCAGGTGCTCACCTGGCTGGAGAGCACGGGCGCCCAAGGTCATCCCGAGGTCGCGGAGTGGAGCGAGGCCACCCGCAAGCGCGTCGCCGGCGGCCTGCTCAAGGCGGGAGTGGATCTTGGGCTGCTGCAGGGCCGCGTTAAGCGCCGCTTCACGGCCTACTACCTGGCTGATGAGCCCCTGCTCTATGTGCTGCTGCAGGCCCTGGCCAGCAACCGCACCACCGCAGCTGCCCTGGCCGATCCGCGCTGGCTGTGGTTCCGGCTGCCGGAGGCGGAGCTGGAGCACCGCTTGCTGCTGCTGCACCAGGCGAAGGTGATCAGCTACTACCGCGCTGGATCAGTGGTGGATCTCAAGCTGCCGGCCAGCAGCGCCGAGGCCCTGGTGCAGGAGGTGTGGTCATGA
- a CDS encoding AbrB family transcriptional regulator has protein sequence MFTGPELLAKVKELGDVSKSELVHECGYLSTKKDGSERLNFTAFYEALLTAKGVNLGTDSAGRSTGKGGRKLSYTTKIQFNGNLMVGKAYTAMLDLKPGDEFEIKLGKKQIKLIPLGSTDDEV, from the coding sequence ATGTTTACCGGCCCCGAGCTGCTCGCCAAAGTTAAGGAGCTAGGCGATGTCTCAAAATCTGAGTTGGTGCACGAATGTGGTTACTTGAGCACCAAGAAAGATGGCAGCGAGCGCCTCAACTTCACTGCGTTCTACGAGGCACTGCTAACTGCCAAGGGGGTGAACCTTGGAACAGATAGCGCCGGCCGGAGCACTGGCAAGGGTGGCCGCAAGCTGAGCTACACCACCAAGATTCAGTTCAACGGCAATCTCATGGTGGGCAAGGCCTACACCGCCATGCTCGACCTCAAGCCCGGCGATGAGTTCGAGATCAAGCTGGGCAAAAAGCAGATCAAGCTGATCCCCCTGGGAAGCACAGACGACGAGGTGTGA
- a CDS encoding DUF4236 domain-containing protein, translating into MRQEPLIAMGFRFRRSTRLGPLRFNFSKSGLSSISVGGRGASFNIPVNRSGGTRSTVGLPGTGLSWSVEHTPDRAAVIPAGEAAGLPNSRRLRPGQLDAFKQSLLAVLHKELFAPGSTGEQLWDLGLVSRLLAAGSLAARTAGLLALIETPEAMEAYVLRAQGQDDAKRRAHRCIEAGQEASRLATARGWLR; encoded by the coding sequence TTGCGTCAAGAGCCGCTGATTGCCATGGGCTTCCGCTTTCGACGCTCCACCCGCCTGGGCCCGCTGCGCTTCAATTTCAGCAAGAGTGGATTGAGCTCCATTTCCGTTGGTGGGCGGGGCGCCTCGTTCAACATCCCGGTAAACCGCAGCGGCGGCACCCGGTCAACAGTGGGGCTACCGGGCACCGGTCTGAGCTGGAGCGTGGAGCACACGCCGGATCGTGCAGCCGTGATCCCTGCAGGGGAAGCGGCGGGCCTGCCCAACAGCCGCCGGCTAAGGCCAGGGCAGCTCGATGCCTTTAAGCAGTCACTGCTAGCGGTGCTGCACAAGGAGCTTTTTGCGCCAGGCTCCACCGGGGAGCAGCTCTGGGACCTGGGCTTGGTGAGCCGCCTGCTTGCTGCTGGCTCCTTAGCTGCACGAACCGCTGGCCTGCTGGCTCTGATCGAAACGCCCGAGGCAATGGAGGCATATGTACTGCGGGCCCAGGGGCAGGACGATGCCAAACGTCGCGCCCACCGCTGCATCGAGGCGGGGCAGGAAGCCTCACGGCTGGCGACGGCCAGGGGCTGGTTGCGCTGA
- a CDS encoding AbrB family transcriptional regulator: protein MLTGPELLAKVKELGDVSKSELVRECGYVSTKKDGSERLNFTAFYEALLTAKGVNLGTDSAGRSTGKGGRKLSYTTKIQFNGNLMVGKAYTAMLDLKPGDEFEIKLGKKQIKLIPLGSAEEE from the coding sequence ATGCTCACCGGTCCTGAACTACTGGCCAAGGTCAAGGAACTCGGAGATGTCTCTAAATCTGAGCTGGTGCGCGAGTGCGGCTATGTGAGCACCAAAAAAGATGGCAGCGAGCGCCTCAACTTCACTGCGTTCTACGAGGCACTGCTAACTGCCAAGGGGGTGAACCTTGGAACAGATAGCGCCGGCCGGAGCACTGGCAAGGGTGGCCGCAAGCTGAGCTACACCACCAAGATCCAGTTCAACGGCAATCTCATGGTGGGCAAGGCCTACACCGCCATGCTCGACCTCAAGCCAGGCGATGAGTTTGAGATCAAGCTGGGCAAAAAGCAGATCAAGCTGATTCCCCTAGGCAGCGCAGAAGAGGAGTGA
- a CDS encoding methyltransferase domain-containing protein, whose amino-acid sequence MITASAWDQRYRDGNDRWELGKPAPPLNVFLRTDSRAPEPPGRVLVPGCGRGHEAALLADLGYEVIGLDFSGEAIERAQAVHGSDRTQLRWLQADLFDGAALAAAGITTGSLQGVLEHTCFCAIDPAQRETYLDAVARLLAPEGWLLGLFWCHPRPDGPPWGSDPALLAEQLAAAGFRQELWEPAQGSEQGSALVRDNEWLGLWRR is encoded by the coding sequence GTGATTACTGCTTCCGCCTGGGATCAGCGCTACCGCGACGGCAATGATCGCTGGGAGCTGGGCAAGCCTGCGCCACCGCTTAATGTCTTTTTGCGCACCGACAGCCGAGCGCCTGAGCCACCGGGTCGGGTGTTGGTACCCGGCTGCGGCCGGGGCCATGAGGCGGCCTTGCTCGCCGATCTCGGCTACGAGGTGATCGGGTTGGACTTCAGCGGTGAGGCCATTGAGCGCGCCCAGGCGGTGCATGGTTCTGATCGCACCCAGCTGCGCTGGCTGCAGGCCGATCTCTTCGATGGGGCGGCGCTGGCGGCAGCCGGCATCACAACCGGCAGCCTGCAGGGCGTGCTGGAGCACACCTGCTTCTGCGCGATTGATCCCGCTCAGCGCGAGACCTATCTCGACGCCGTGGCGCGGTTACTAGCTCCCGAGGGCTGGTTGCTGGGGCTCTTCTGGTGCCACCCGCGGCCGGATGGCCCTCCGTGGGGCAGCGACCCGGCATTGCTGGCGGAGCAGCTGGCGGCAGCAGGATTTCGCCAGGAGCTCTGGGAGCCAGCGCAGGGTTCAGAGCAAGGCTCAGCCCTCGTGCGCGACAACGAATGGCTGGGGCTCTGGCGGCGCTGA
- a CDS encoding DUF1651 domain-containing protein — protein sequence MRRDEAIKLWAEKRKAGWQVCQPQWTPPPALLPR from the coding sequence ATCAGACGGGACGAGGCGATCAAGCTCTGGGCCGAGAAGCGGAAGGCTGGCTGGCAGGTCTGTCAGCCCCAGTGGACGCCACCACCTGCTCTGCTACCCCGTTGA
- a CDS encoding BrxE family protein has product MDFRQLFKLRLVVAALGETQRLGWWNSGVLTSTGEFLFQQGFPRSSPFAQTRAGFRVAQLACDEALGIQPSPGGAITCHLFRLTPQLEDAYENERNRWLDAPQEWADCFQAAWALSTEQWPQALVELAELDSEALDWARNQTPQTAKALRLDAPFEINQGHIERLAAAFVCGQPGQLVVPYLQVPG; this is encoded by the coding sequence ATGGACTTCCGCCAGCTCTTCAAGCTTCGCCTGGTGGTGGCGGCCCTGGGCGAGACCCAGCGGCTGGGCTGGTGGAACAGTGGCGTATTGACGAGCACTGGGGAGTTCCTGTTCCAGCAGGGCTTTCCGCGTTCCTCGCCGTTCGCGCAGACCAGGGCTGGCTTCCGGGTGGCCCAGCTGGCCTGCGACGAGGCCTTGGGGATTCAGCCCAGCCCGGGAGGAGCGATCACCTGTCATTTATTTCGGCTGACGCCCCAGCTGGAAGACGCGTACGAGAACGAGCGCAACCGCTGGCTGGATGCACCCCAGGAGTGGGCGGACTGCTTCCAGGCGGCCTGGGCCCTGAGTACGGAGCAATGGCCCCAGGCGCTGGTCGAGCTGGCCGAGCTGGATTCGGAGGCGCTCGACTGGGCACGGAACCAGACCCCACAGACCGCCAAGGCCTTGCGGTTGGACGCTCCCTTCGAGATCAACCAGGGGCACATAGAGCGGCTGGCAGCAGCGTTCGTCTGCGGCCAGCCCGGCCAGCTGGTGGTGCCCTACCTGCAGGTGCCAGGCTGA
- the phnC gene encoding phosphonate ABC transporter ATP-binding protein, with product MNAIELNNVSVKFSNKYAVHNCDISFKTGEFTVLLGASGAGKSTLLRTLNLLQKLTTGEIFVPGLGKVEGVTKTRRHRKSTAMVFQSHQLLERKTALENTVLGRLPYHHGLSTLLPFPNRDRLLALENLERVGLLEKALTKSSDLSGGQKQRVGIARALTQGPKIILADEPIASLDPVTSDGILKLLKDISIDLQITTILSLHQIDFACKYADRLIGLNSGSIIFDGKPNDLTESDLKRIYETESKQIPTTTQLLATLAN from the coding sequence ATGAATGCTATCGAGTTAAATAATGTATCGGTAAAGTTTAGTAATAAATATGCTGTGCATAACTGTGATATCAGCTTCAAGACTGGAGAATTTACCGTTTTACTCGGGGCATCTGGCGCTGGTAAATCAACTCTTTTGCGAACACTAAATTTGCTTCAGAAATTAACAACTGGCGAAATATTCGTTCCGGGGCTTGGCAAGGTCGAGGGGGTAACAAAAACAAGAAGGCATCGCAAATCAACAGCAATGGTTTTCCAGAGCCACCAGCTTCTAGAGAGAAAAACAGCACTTGAAAATACGGTATTAGGGAGACTTCCCTACCATCATGGTTTAAGTACACTTCTTCCATTTCCAAATAGAGACCGGCTATTAGCACTAGAAAACCTCGAACGGGTTGGATTACTAGAAAAAGCATTGACGAAATCTAGCGACCTGAGTGGAGGCCAAAAACAAAGAGTTGGGATTGCAAGAGCATTGACTCAAGGCCCTAAAATCATCTTGGCAGACGAACCGATCGCAAGCCTTGACCCTGTCACTTCAGACGGAATACTCAAGTTACTAAAAGATATTTCAATTGACCTCCAAATAACTACTATTTTAAGTCTCCACCAAATTGATTTTGCATGTAAATATGCAGATCGCTTGATAGGGCTAAATAGCGGATCAATTATTTTTGATGGCAAGCCAAACGATCTGACGGAATCAGACCTGAAACGGATATATGAAACAGAGTCAAAACAAATCCCAACTACTACACAACTTTTGGCCACCCTGGCCAACTAA
- a CDS encoding thermonuclease family protein — protein MAWPSEVVAQGVKATVLSIGDGDTIRVRQAGKALTVRLACIDAPETAQTPYGLKARTYLQQRLPIGREVNLNIKTTDLYGRSVAEVISEININLAMVEDGQAFAYRQYLSGCNAKEYLDAEYRASRRRFGVWQVEGGITRPWDFRRGRRSAVIPDGTTPGGRRYRCSEISSYAKAQELLRQGHSYLDGNGDGEACESLR, from the coding sequence TTGGCCTGGCCAAGCGAGGTAGTCGCACAGGGCGTCAAGGCCACCGTGCTCTCCATCGGCGATGGCGACACGATCCGGGTGCGCCAGGCGGGCAAGGCCCTCACCGTGCGGCTGGCCTGCATCGATGCACCTGAGACCGCCCAGACCCCTTACGGGCTGAAGGCCCGCACGTATTTGCAGCAGCGCCTGCCCATTGGCCGGGAGGTAAACCTCAACATCAAAACCACCGATCTCTATGGCCGCTCGGTGGCCGAGGTGATCTCAGAGATCAACATCAACCTGGCGATGGTGGAAGACGGCCAAGCCTTTGCCTACCGCCAGTACCTCAGTGGGTGTAACGCCAAGGAGTATCTGGACGCGGAATACCGTGCCAGCCGGCGGCGCTTTGGGGTCTGGCAAGTGGAGGGCGGCATCACCCGGCCTTGGGACTTCAGGCGAGGTCGCCGCTCAGCCGTTATTCCTGATGGCACAACACCAGGCGGCCGGCGTTACCGCTGCAGCGAGATCAGCTCCTATGCCAAAGCCCAGGAGCTGCTGCGCCAGGGGCACAGCTATCTAGATGGCAATGGCGATGGAGAAGCTTGCGAATCACTCCGTTGA
- the phnD gene encoding phosphate/phosphite/phosphonate ABC transporter substrate-binding protein, whose product MKIKLILQAVTLTVIALIIPTNSSNASSKSDPDTLKVALLPDENAATIIKDNKGLQEYLSKKLNKKIELIISTDYSSMIEAARNERIDLAYFGPLSYVIAKDKSKITPFAARLRDGSTTYKSCLIGNTKAGIKSYKDLRGKTVAFGDPASTSSRLFPQLTLADSGLIAKRDYKLVFVGAHDAVALSVQTGNAQGGGLSCPIYESLVKKGRIDTTKITLLGKTAPIPQYPWTMRSNLNPKLKQKIVAAFLGLKDESILKAYKADGFAAVTDSDYNGIRKAGKILGLKLDTFVK is encoded by the coding sequence ATGAAGATTAAGTTAATCCTGCAAGCCGTTACTCTTACGGTAATTGCCTTGATAATACCGACTAATTCATCCAATGCATCAAGCAAATCAGATCCAGATACTTTAAAAGTTGCTCTACTGCCAGACGAGAATGCAGCAACTATAATCAAAGACAATAAGGGATTACAAGAGTATCTGAGCAAAAAGCTTAACAAGAAAATCGAATTAATCATATCCACCGATTATTCTTCAATGATAGAAGCTGCTAGAAATGAACGAATTGATCTTGCATACTTTGGGCCGCTATCCTATGTTATTGCGAAGGACAAGAGCAAGATTACTCCGTTTGCCGCTAGACTTAGAGATGGTTCAACTACATACAAGTCCTGCCTCATAGGAAACACCAAAGCAGGTATAAAATCATATAAAGATCTCAGAGGCAAAACTGTTGCATTTGGAGATCCTGCATCAACTTCTAGCCGCCTTTTCCCGCAGTTAACGCTTGCTGATTCCGGATTAATTGCTAAGCGCGATTATAAGCTTGTATTTGTTGGTGCACACGATGCGGTAGCTCTCTCAGTTCAGACTGGAAATGCCCAAGGCGGGGGGCTTTCATGTCCTATCTATGAGTCATTGGTGAAAAAAGGAAGGATTGATACCACTAAGATCACACTTCTCGGAAAGACCGCACCGATTCCACAATATCCTTGGACTATGCGGTCCAACCTTAATCCGAAGCTAAAGCAGAAAATCGTTGCCGCCTTTTTGGGACTTAAAGATGAATCTATACTCAAAGCATATAAAGCTGATGGATTTGCTGCAGTTACGGATTCTGATTACAATGGCATTAGGAAAGCCGGCAAGATACTTGGGCTAAAGCTAGATACATTTGTCAAGTAA